The Manihot esculenta cultivar AM560-2 chromosome 11, M.esculenta_v8, whole genome shotgun sequence genome includes a region encoding these proteins:
- the LOC110627121 gene encoding dnaJ protein homolog, whose product MFGRAPKKSDNTRYYEILGVSKNASQDDLKKAYKKAAIKNHPDKGGDPEKFKELAQAYEVLSDPEKREIYDNYGEDALKEGMGGGGGGHNPFDIFESFFGGNPFGGGSSRGRRQRRGDDVVHPLKVSLEDLYLGTTKKLSLSRNVICSKCNGKGSKSGASMKCPGCRGTGMKVSIRQLGPSMIQQMQHPCNECKGTGESISEKDKCTQCKGEKVVPGKKVLEVIVEKGMQHGQKITFPGEADEAPDTITGDIVFVLQQKEHPKFKRKGDDLIVEQSLSLTEALCGFQFVLTHLDGRHLLIKSNTGEVVKPDSFKAINDEGMPMYQRPFMKGKLYIHFIVEFPDSLTPDQVKALEAILPPRPFSQLMDIDLDECEETTLHDVNMEEEMRRKQQGQAQREAYDEDEEMHGGAQRVQCAQQ is encoded by the exons ATGTTTGGCAGAGCACCTAAGAAGAGTGATAACACCAGGTACTATGAAATTTTAGGAGTGTCGAAGAACGCTTCCCAAGATGATTTGAAGAAGGCTTACAAGAAAGCCGCTATCAAGAATCATCCTGATAAGGGTGGCGATCCTGAAAAG TTCAAAGAGTTGGCCCAGGCTTACGAAGTTTTGAGCGATCCAGAGAAACGTGAGATCTACGATAATTATGGTGAGGATGCACTTAAGGAAGGAATGGGTGGTGGCGGTGGTGGCCATAACCCTTTTGACATATTTGAATCCTTCTTTGGTGGGAACCCATTTGGCG GTGGCAGTAGTCGAGGAAGGAGGCAGAGACGGGGAGACGATGTGGTTCATCCCTTGAAGGTCTCTTTGGAAGATCTATATCTCGGTACAACTAAAAAGCTTTCTCTATCCCGCAATGTTATATGCTCGAAGTGCAATGG TAAAGGTTCGAAATCTGGAGCTTCAATGAAGTGCCCTGGTTGTCGGGGAACTGGTATGAAGGTCTCAATAAGGCAGCTGGGCCCTTCAATGATCCAGCAGATGCAGCATCCTTGCAATGAATGTAAGGGTACTGGTGAATCAATTAGTGAGAAGGACAAATGCACGCAATGCAAGGGGGAGAAGGTTGTTCCAGGGAAGAAAGTGTTGGAAGTCATAGTAGAGAAGGGCATGCAACATGGGCAGAAAATTACATTCCCCGGCGAAGCTGATGAAGCG CCTGATACCATCACGGGAGATATAGTTTTTGTCCTTCAGCAAAAGGAACATCCAAAATTCAAGAGAAAGGGGGATGACCTTATTGTGGAGCAGAGTCTATCCCTCACTGAAGCTCTTTGTGGCTTTCAGTTTGTATTGACACACTTGGATGGGAGGCATCTTCTTATAAAATCAAACACTGGGGAAGTTGTCAAGCCAG ACTCATTCAAGGCAATTAATGATGAGGGTATGCCCATGTACCAAAGGCCATTCATGAAGGGGAAGCTGTACATCCATTTTATTGTGGAATTCCCTGATTCTTTGACCCCAGATCAGGTTAAGGCACTTGAGGCAATTTTGCCTCCAAGGCCCTTCAGTCAGCTGATGGATATAGACCTGGATGAGTGCGAGGAGACTACCCTGCACGATGTTAATATGGAGGAGGAAATGAGAAGGAAGCAACAGGGGCAGGCTCAACGGGAGGCATATGACGAGGATGAGGAGATGCATGGTGGCGCACAAAGGGTTCAATGTGCCCAGCAGTGA